The DNA sequence ACCATAAATATCTCCATTGAAACCACGGCCCAGAAAATCATCAATATTGGGTCTGTTGTAGACAAAGTTTTTAATAAGGGTAGGGAAAAGCCATACGGCATCACTGTTTCCAAGATCGATCAGTAATTTTGAGTCTTTCTTTTCATTTGTCATTTCTACATCGGCATACAAATAAGGTTTATCTTTTTCAATACTAATTGGAAATTCTTCAAACCTTCTGATTTTCTTTTTTAAAAGATCAATATTTTCATACACAGTTATTTTCTTGGACGCATAATCTATATAGATGGGATGGTCTTTGAAGAAATGATATCCAACCACTCCATTTACAGGAATTCCTACGTGAGGCGAAATATTAAATTCTTCATCAATAATAATATAGAGAGACATGGATGTGTTAACAATTTCATTTCCTATTTTGCCCAAATTACGCTCAGATTTTAAGCCGTCAATACTTAAACTTCCCCCAAGACCTGAAAATTTAACTTTTTCAACATTACTCAGTTTCAGTTCTTTATTTTCCAGACTGAAAAGAATAGTCTCCGAAACTCCCGTATCCAGCAGGAAGGTAAGTTCTGCACCATTAATATTGATAGGAATAAAGATAAGATTGTTGATAAACTGAAAAGGAATCACCGCTTTTTCCGTATTAATCAACTCAAAAGAGTTCTGGGCATTTATAAAAATGCTTAGAAATAATCCCAGTAAAAGCAATTTGAATTTCATTTACTGAATTTACTGAAATTATCTATATGTTAATAAAAAAACATTCCAAAAGCTGGAATGTTTATATAAACTACAATGAAGTAGGCTTATTCGTTGGATTTATTTTAAATTGGGTCCTAGTTATTTTGAAAAGAATTCCATCAGGTCCATATAATTTTTCTGATTGACACCATGTCCGCTCATATATTCTCTGAAAGTGAAATAACAGCTAAGATCATACAGAAGGTCAGCCGCTTTTCTTCCCCATTCAAGTGGAATCACAGCATCATCGGAACCATGTGAAATAAAGAAACGAAGTCCTTCCAGTTTCTTTTTATCTTTTACAATACCGTCCAGAATTTTATCTTCAGGATAACTGCTTAGACAGGCAACATAATTAAACAATTCAGGATGTTTTAAAGCCAAAGCATAACATAAAATTCCTCCCTGGCTGAAACCACACAGATGAGCTTTACTTTCTGTAAGCCCATAATGGTTGATGATCTTAAGCATACTTTCCAAAACGGCATTTAAAGATTCCTTTGCCTGAGGAACATCAATGAAATTTTCAGGATCGTTGAAATTGATATCATACCATGAATATCCTTCAAATTGAGTATCACGCGGAGCTCTGAAACTTACAATGATCCAGTCATTGGGAAGTGTTTCCCTGAAGCTGAAAAGATCCTGCTCATTACTGCCATAGCCATGAAGCATAAAAAGAATAGGGGTATTGGAGGTAATATTTTCCGGCTCCCTTACTAGATAATCTAAATTCATACAGCAAAGATAATTAAATTATATGCAGAATCTTAACTTTTATTATTCATACAATGAACTTTAGCCGGATGATGCTTTATGTTTAAAGATTGTTTCTTTGAAGTATATTTTTTGACTTTAGAGACGGGTTTTTGTTTTTGTTGATTTGATATTATTTGGAAATCTTTGTTGGAAAATTTTCATAAAAGTTATTTTTATATTAATAAAAAACTTATATTTGAAACATTAAAAAATCTATTTGGAGAAATGAAGCAATTTTACAATTCAAAAAGTTTACTTAGACTTTCTTTTTTATTCGTTTTATTATTTTCTGTAATTACCGTTGTCAATTCTTGTAAAAAAGATGACGATGAAGAATTTAAGGATCATGTGGTTCAATTTGAAGTGAAGACCACGACAGGAGGGAGCATTATAAGTGTTGTAACACAGGTGGGCACAACTCAGAACACGATATACAATACTCCGCAGTCACCGGTAACTTCACCATGGACAAGTGGGGAATTCTTTGTGAACTCCAGCCAGGCACAGTTGAATCTTGATGCTAATGCGTCAATGCCGGATGATAATTCTGAGTTAACGATCAATCTTTACATAGATGGAGAAGTTGTAAGAACTGTTAAGAAAAAAGGAAAAGGAGTATTAGTTGCTTCTATCGATTACAGTTTCCTGGAACCATAAAATATTTCAATATTTATATAAAAAAAACCGCTCTAAGGGCGGTTTTTTTTTACTTTTCAATCAATTGTTGCTGTACTGCAAGATTGATCAGTTCTGTTGAGTTTTTTGCCTGGAATTTCTGAAGCAGATTTTTACGGTGGGTATCTACGGTAAGTGGGCTTAAGAACAGCTCCTCGGCAATTGCATTACTTGTTTTCCCCTGTGCTACCATCTGCAGGATCTGTTTTTCCCTTTTGGTAAGCCGCGGTATTGGGAGGTCTTGTTGGGAAGGACGGCTGATGATCTGTTTTGTCTCATTACAGAAAACAATATCACCTGCGAGCGCTCCTCTGATGCATATCACAAGCTCATCAATAGACGTATTTTTGAGAAGATAGCCACTCGCTCCGTTTTGTATAGACTGCATGATGATGCTTCGTTCAGAACGATTACTGAACATAATCACTGAAGTATTCGGAGAAATTTTCTTTATTTCTCTGCACAGTTCTGTTCCGTTGGCATCGGGCAGAGTAATATCAAGAAGGATGATATCCACCATCTGCGACCGGATAAAGCTGATCGTTTCTGCACCGGAAGTGAAACTTCCTGCTATATTGAAAAAAGGCTGGCTGTTAAGCAACATTTTAAGACCTTCGATCACAATAGGGTGATCATCAACGATGGCTATATTTATTTTTTCATTCTCCATGGATGTTAAGTTCTATATTAATTGTTGTCCCTTGATGATCAGAATTGATTTCCATTTTTCCTTTCAGATAATTGACCCTGTTTTTCAGGTTGCGAAGTCCCATACTTTTGGTGGTTTTTTCTATACTTTTATCAAACCCTTTTCCGTTATCTTCAATTGTAATCAGAAAACTTTCACCGGATTGCGAGCATTGAAGCAAGATGCTGCTTGCTTCAGCGTGTTTTATAGCATTAGCCAATAGTTCCTGTACGATTCTGTAGATATTAAGCTGGATATTTAAAGGTAGTGCCTTGTCAATATCAATGACCTGGAAATCAATTTCGAGGTTTTTTCTGTTATAAAATTCACACAGATCATGTAAAGCGGTTTCCAGACCAAAATTAAGCAATGATTCAGGCATTAAATTCCTGGCTACATGTCGGAGCTCACTTACAGAATTGTCCA is a window from the Chryseobacterium indologenes genome containing:
- a CDS encoding PDZ domain-containing protein, encoding MKFKLLLLGLFLSIFINAQNSFELINTEKAVIPFQFINNLIFIPININGAELTFLLDTGVSETILFSLENKELKLSNVEKVKFSGLGGSLSIDGLKSERNLGKIGNEIVNTSMSLYIIIDEEFNISPHVGIPVNGVVGYHFFKDHPIYIDYASKKITVYENIDLLKKKIRRFEEFPISIEKDKPYLYADVEMTNEKKDSKLLIDLGNSDAVWLFPTLIKNFVYNRPNIDDFLGRGFNGDIYGKRSRIHNFYLGSFKFEKPLTAMPDEFSIQHVNLVENRKGSIGGEIMRRFTVIFDYPNKKLYLKKNRDFDDPFHFNMSGLDFRQDGLEWQQDRINIETQKSAKVINEVYKEAFRYKFSLKPIFSIAGVRKDSPAYEAGLKKDDRIISINGDQTSDMTLEKIVELMKSNEGKRIIMIIQRKNEKLTLNFTLQDPIPYQE
- a CDS encoding alpha/beta hydrolase, whose amino-acid sequence is MNLDYLVREPENITSNTPILFMLHGYGSNEQDLFSFRETLPNDWIIVSFRAPRDTQFEGYSWYDINFNDPENFIDVPQAKESLNAVLESMLKIINHYGLTESKAHLCGFSQGGILCYALALKHPELFNYVACLSSYPEDKILDGIVKDKKKLEGLRFFISHGSDDAVIPLEWGRKAADLLYDLSCYFTFREYMSGHGVNQKNYMDLMEFFSK
- a CDS encoding response regulator transcription factor; the protein is MENEKINIAIVDDHPIVIEGLKMLLNSQPFFNIAGSFTSGAETISFIRSQMVDIILLDITLPDANGTELCREIKKISPNTSVIMFSNRSERSIIMQSIQNGASGYLLKNTSIDELVICIRGALAGDIVFCNETKQIISRPSQQDLPIPRLTKREKQILQMVAQGKTSNAIAEELFLSPLTVDTHRKNLLQKFQAKNSTELINLAVQQQLIEK